A stretch of Flavobacterium sp. N1994 DNA encodes these proteins:
- a CDS encoding tRNA-(ms[2]io[6]A)-hydroxylase: protein MGVLRLELPTDPRWVNIVEKNIEEILTDHAWCEQKAATNAITIITNNSEHEDLVTDLLALAKEELDHFEQVHDIIKKRGLKLGRERKDDYVNELAQYMKRSNTGSRVSGLVERLLFSAMIEARSCERFKVLSENIQDEELSKFYRELMESEAGHYTTFITYARKYGKGIDVEKRWREWLEFESQVIANYGNKETIHG from the coding sequence ATGGGAGTATTACGTTTAGAACTGCCAACCGACCCAAGATGGGTCAACATTGTAGAGAAAAACATTGAAGAAATTCTAACGGATCATGCTTGGTGCGAACAAAAAGCGGCCACGAATGCCATAACTATCATTACTAATAATTCGGAGCATGAAGATTTGGTTACCGATTTATTGGCTTTGGCCAAAGAAGAATTAGACCATTTTGAGCAAGTGCACGATATCATCAAAAAGCGTGGACTGAAACTAGGTCGTGAGCGCAAAGATGATTATGTAAACGAATTGGCGCAATACATGAAACGTAGCAATACAGGAAGCCGAGTTTCAGGATTGGTGGAACGTTTGCTTTTTTCGGCTATGATTGAAGCCCGTAGCTGTGAACGTTTTAAAGTACTTTCAGAAAATATACAAGATGAAGAGTTATCCAAATTCTACAGAGAATTAATGGAAAGTGAGGCAGGGCACTATACTACTTTTATAACCTATGCAAGAAAATATGGGAAAGGCATTGATGTTGAAAAACGTTGGCGCGAGTGGCTTGAGTTTGAATCGCAAGTCATTGCTAATTATGGGAATAAAGAAACCATTCACGGATAG
- a CDS encoding ABC transporter ATP-binding protein: MSDKVLETKKLTKYFYDPIKFQVLKEIDMSINHSEFVSIVGKSGCGKSTLLYLLSTMDTDYEGQLFIHDELITGKLDKELAQIRNEKIGFVFQFHYLLSEYNVLKNVMLPGMKLNKLSEAEIEHNAMEHLRTLDMEDQALKMPNQLSGGQKQRVAIARALINNPLIIMGDEPTGNLDKKNSDLVFDIFNKLAIEKQQTLLIVTHDTDFAKRTNRTITMEDGKIIS, encoded by the coding sequence ATGAGTGATAAAGTTTTAGAGACCAAAAAGTTAACCAAATATTTCTACGACCCAATAAAGTTTCAGGTCTTGAAAGAAATAGACATGAGTATTAATCATAGTGAATTTGTTTCCATAGTTGGAAAATCAGGTTGTGGTAAATCTACTCTGTTGTATTTGCTCTCTACTATGGATACGGATTATGAAGGGCAATTGTTTATCCATGATGAATTGATTACCGGAAAATTAGACAAGGAGTTGGCCCAAATTAGAAATGAAAAGATTGGTTTTGTATTTCAGTTTCACTATTTATTATCGGAGTATAATGTCTTGAAAAATGTCATGCTACCAGGAATGAAACTCAATAAATTATCGGAAGCAGAAATTGAACATAATGCTATGGAACATTTGCGAACGCTTGATATGGAGGACCAAGCCTTGAAAATGCCGAATCAATTGAGTGGTGGACAAAAACAAAGAGTAGCCATTGCAAGAGCGTTAATCAATAATCCGTTAATCATCATGGGAGATGAACCTACTGGGAATTTAGATAAAAAGAACAGTGATTTGGTTTTTGATATTTTCAATAAATTGGCCATCGAAAAGCAACAAACACTCTTGATTGTAACGCATGACACTGATTTTGCCAAAAGAACCAACAGAACCATAACCATGGAAGACGGAAAGATTATTTCCTAA
- a CDS encoding ABC transporter permease, which yields MNFKLILNIALHLLRARLKQTVVAAVGVTFGIAMFITLVSFMNGMNDLLDGLMLNRTPHVRLYNEIKPSENQPISFSKKYKDNTNFISSVKPKDRGKAIYNCKSIIHALKQDKRIIDVAPKVTTPVFFNSGTIELSGVINGIDVLAEEKLFKISDYIVDGKVSDLLQNNSIIIGKGLANKMLLQKGDIIKVTTSKGNLSSLKVVGISQIGIADIDDAMSYTSLITAQKLLGEPTNYITDIQVKTYDITTAPALAKEFKEKFDLDTIDYQTTNSQFETGSSIRSIISYAVGIVLLIVAGFGIYNILNMMIFEKMDSIAILKATGFSGNDVKWIFISLSMIIGFAGGLFGLFFGYILSNIVDIIPFNTASLPTIKTYPINYNPMFYIIGITFAMITTFVAGLFPALKASKIDPVEIIRGK from the coding sequence ATGAACTTTAAACTCATTTTAAACATAGCCTTGCATTTGCTTCGAGCGCGATTGAAACAAACTGTTGTTGCTGCGGTTGGAGTAACTTTTGGTATCGCTATGTTCATTACGCTGGTTAGTTTTATGAACGGGATGAATGATTTATTAGATGGATTGATGCTCAACAGAACGCCACATGTTCGTTTATATAACGAGATTAAACCTTCTGAAAACCAGCCTATTTCTTTTTCAAAAAAATATAAAGACAATACCAATTTTATTTCTTCTGTAAAACCTAAAGATAGAGGCAAAGCCATCTACAATTGCAAGTCGATTATCCACGCCTTAAAACAAGATAAACGCATTATTGATGTGGCTCCGAAAGTCACGACTCCAGTTTTTTTTAACTCGGGAACTATAGAACTTTCTGGAGTAATTAATGGTATTGATGTATTAGCAGAAGAAAAATTATTCAAAATAAGCGACTATATTGTTGATGGGAAGGTGTCTGATTTATTGCAAAACAATAGCATTATAATTGGTAAAGGATTAGCCAACAAAATGCTTTTGCAAAAAGGAGATATTATTAAAGTTACCACTTCCAAAGGTAATTTGTCATCTTTAAAAGTTGTCGGAATTTCTCAAATTGGTATTGCTGATATTGACGATGCGATGAGTTATACTTCTTTAATTACGGCCCAAAAACTTTTGGGAGAACCCACCAATTATATCACTGATATACAAGTTAAAACCTATGATATTACAACGGCTCCAGCTCTAGCCAAAGAGTTTAAAGAAAAGTTTGATTTGGATACTATCGATTATCAAACCACCAATTCCCAGTTTGAAACTGGTAGTTCCATTAGAAGTATTATTTCTTATGCCGTTGGGATTGTATTGTTGATAGTGGCTGGCTTCGGAATTTATAATATTCTGAATATGATGATTTTTGAAAAGATGGACAGTATCGCTATTCTTAAAGCCACTGGCTTTTCAGGGAATGATGTTAAATGGATTTTTATCTCATTATCGATGATAATCGGATTTGCTGGTGGATTGTTCGGTTTATTTTTTGGCTATATCTTATCGAATATTGTTGATATTATTCCGTTTAATACAGCCTCATTGCCCACTATTAAAACCTATCCTATTAATTATAATCCAATGTTTTATATTATTGGAATTACGTTTGCTATGATAACCACTTTCGTAGCAGGTTTATTCCCAGCTTTAAAAGCGAGTAAAATTGATCCTGTAGAGATCATAAGAGGTAAATAG
- a CDS encoding efflux RND transporter periplasmic adaptor subunit, with protein sequence MKCCKILLCLSLILIVSCAKKDKGEIKPTKGDITESVYASGVVKSENQYTVYSTVNGVLQKINVTAGQTITQGQALFQIESDKASLNTENARLAYQLSQESNHYVQDKISEMETKVQAAKDKLALDQSVYNRNKNIKQYNVISEVDYERVELAYKNSKSNYEAALKQLSQLKEQLKNEQSRSNINLKINQKAQSDFTIKSAFSGELFDVLVKEGTLITTQTPLAVIGEKNSYLLELDVDENDMVHVKIGQSMEVTMDSYKGKVFEATVDKIYPIMDVRSRTFKIEAHFTNPPKQLYPNLTAEANIIIQTKKNVLTIPKSYLIDNEYVLVNEDQKRKVKIGLNDYQNVEILSGLNAEETIYKPK encoded by the coding sequence ATGAAATGTTGTAAAATACTACTCTGTTTATCTCTTATTCTTATTGTTTCTTGTGCTAAAAAAGACAAAGGAGAAATCAAACCTACTAAAGGTGACATAACTGAAAGTGTCTATGCTTCTGGAGTTGTAAAATCTGAAAATCAGTATACCGTTTATTCTACTGTGAATGGGGTTTTGCAAAAAATCAATGTCACTGCAGGACAAACCATTACTCAAGGACAAGCCTTATTTCAAATCGAAAGTGACAAAGCTTCTTTAAATACAGAGAATGCTCGTTTGGCTTATCAACTAAGTCAGGAAAGCAATCATTATGTACAGGATAAGATTTCGGAAATGGAGACTAAAGTCCAAGCAGCAAAAGACAAATTGGCTTTAGATCAATCGGTTTACAATCGCAATAAGAACATCAAGCAATATAATGTGATTTCTGAAGTGGATTATGAGCGTGTAGAGTTGGCGTATAAAAATTCGAAATCTAATTATGAAGCCGCTTTGAAGCAATTATCTCAACTAAAAGAGCAATTGAAGAATGAGCAGAGCCGAAGTAATATCAATCTTAAAATCAATCAAAAAGCACAAAGTGATTTTACCATTAAAAGTGCTTTCTCTGGCGAATTGTTTGATGTGTTAGTTAAAGAAGGAACTTTGATTACTACACAAACTCCGTTAGCTGTCATTGGAGAGAAAAACTCTTATTTATTGGAATTGGATGTAGATGAAAATGATATGGTTCATGTAAAGATTGGTCAATCAATGGAAGTGACTATGGATAGTTACAAAGGTAAAGTCTTTGAAGCCACAGTTGATAAAATTTACCCCATTATGGATGTGCGTTCTAGAACTTTTAAAATAGAAGCTCATTTTACCAATCCACCAAAGCAATTATATCCTAATCTTACTGCTGAAGCTAATATCATCATCCAAACCAAAAAGAATGTATTAACTATACCCAAAAGCTATTTGATAGACAACGAATATGTTTTGGTGAATGAAGATCAAAAACGCAAGGTGAAAATAGGTTTAAACGATTACCAAAATGTGGAAATTCTGAGTGGATTGAATGCTGAGGAAACTATATACAAGCCGAAATAA
- the glyA gene encoding serine hydroxymethyltransferase, translating to MQRDKQIFDLILEEQDRQIHGIELIASENFVSDQVMEAAGSVLTNKYAEGYPGRRYYGGCEVVDVIEQIAIDRAKELFGAEYVNVQPHSGSQANTAVFAACLKPGDKILGFDLSHGGHLTHGSPVNFSGKLYSPSFYGVEKETGVLNYDKIQEIATKEQPKMIIAGASAYSRDMDFKRFREIADSVGALLLADISHPAGLIAKGLMNDPIPHCHIVTTTTHKTLRGPRGGIIMMGKDFENPWGLTTPKGEIRMMSHVLDMAVFPGNQGGPLEHIIAAKAVAFGEALSDEFFVYAMQVQKNAKAMAAAFVKRGYDLISGGTDNHMMLIDLRNKDISGKDAEIALGKAEITVNKNMVPFDDKSPFVTSGIRVGTPAITTRGMVESDMESIVDLIDRVLTNHTNDELLEEIADEVNDMMSERAIFVY from the coding sequence ATGCAACGCGACAAACAAATTTTTGACCTTATCCTAGAGGAACAAGACAGACAAATTCACGGAATTGAACTAATTGCATCAGAGAACTTTGTGAGTGATCAGGTGATGGAAGCAGCCGGTTCGGTATTAACTAATAAATATGCAGAAGGCTATCCAGGCAGAAGATATTATGGGGGTTGTGAAGTAGTAGATGTTATTGAACAAATTGCTATTGATCGAGCTAAAGAACTTTTTGGTGCTGAATATGTTAACGTGCAACCTCATTCAGGTTCTCAAGCCAATACAGCTGTTTTTGCAGCTTGTTTGAAACCGGGAGACAAAATCTTAGGTTTTGATTTATCGCATGGCGGTCATTTAACTCATGGTTCTCCTGTGAATTTTTCAGGGAAATTATACTCTCCTTCTTTTTACGGAGTAGAAAAAGAAACGGGTGTTTTGAATTATGATAAGATACAAGAAATTGCTACGAAAGAACAACCTAAAATGATTATCGCGGGAGCATCAGCTTATTCTCGTGATATGGATTTTAAACGTTTCCGTGAAATTGCGGATAGCGTTGGAGCTCTTTTATTAGCAGATATTTCTCATCCTGCTGGTTTGATTGCTAAAGGATTGATGAATGATCCAATTCCGCATTGTCATATTGTAACCACAACCACTCATAAGACTTTACGTGGACCAAGAGGTGGCATTATTATGATGGGGAAAGATTTTGAAAATCCATGGGGTTTAACCACTCCAAAAGGAGAAATCAGAATGATGTCGCATGTTTTGGATATGGCTGTATTTCCAGGAAACCAAGGAGGACCTTTAGAACACATTATTGCGGCTAAAGCGGTTGCTTTTGGTGAAGCTTTATCAGACGAGTTTTTTGTGTATGCTATGCAAGTACAGAAAAATGCTAAAGCTATGGCAGCAGCATTTGTTAAAAGGGGCTATGACTTAATTTCAGGAGGAACTGACAATCACATGATGTTGATTGATTTGAGAAACAAAGACATTTCTGGTAAAGATGCTGAAATTGCTTTAGGCAAAGCGGAGATTACTGTGAATAAAAATATGGTTCCTTTTGATGATAAATCACCATTTGTAACTTCAGGTATTCGTGTGGGAACACCAGCGATTACTACACGTGGAATGGTGGAAAGCGATATGGAAAGTATTGTAGATTTAATAGATCGTGTGCTTACTAATCATACTAATGATGAACTGTTAGAAGAAATTGCAGACGAGGTAAACGACATGATGAGCGAGAGAGCTATTTTTGTTTATTAA
- the fahA gene encoding fumarylacetoacetase produces the protein MPLNTNNPKRKSWLTVPKDSDFPIQNIPFGVFLTKEDVITIGTRIGDYAIDLGALQQLNYFEGIELTDDMFMQDTLNDFISDGKKTWRLVRNRIGDIFDSNNPKLRDNQEHRDIVIFKMEDVEMQLPVLIGDYTDFYSSKEHATNVGKMFRDPTNALLPNWLHIPVGYHGRSSTIVPSGIPVHRPMGQTLPNGEDTPVFGPSRSIDFELETAFITTDANIMGENIPINEAEDYIFGMVLLNDWSARDIQKWEYVPLGPFLAKNFASSISPWIVTMDALEPFRCKGPSQEPMPLPYLQQKGKNAFDINLEVYIEPENVEPSLVTKSNFKYMYWSMSQQLAHHTSNGCRINSGDMMGSGTISGPTPDSFGSMLELTWGGKNPIKMNDGSERKFINDNDTVIMKGFCQNSSIRIGFGEVSSKLLPPFVRK, from the coding sequence ATGCCCTTAAATACCAACAATCCTAAACGAAAATCTTGGCTTACTGTTCCCAAAGACAGCGACTTCCCGATTCAGAATATTCCTTTTGGCGTTTTCTTAACCAAAGAAGATGTCATCACAATCGGAACGCGAATTGGCGATTATGCTATCGATTTGGGTGCTCTACAGCAACTGAATTATTTTGAAGGAATTGAATTGACCGATGATATGTTCATGCAAGATACCTTGAACGATTTTATATCTGATGGTAAAAAAACATGGCGATTAGTTCGTAATCGTATTGGTGATATTTTTGACAGTAACAATCCTAAACTAAGAGATAATCAAGAACATCGCGATATCGTAATCTTCAAAATGGAAGATGTTGAAATGCAATTACCCGTTTTAATTGGCGATTATACTGATTTTTATTCCAGTAAAGAACACGCTACCAATGTTGGTAAAATGTTCCGTGATCCTACCAATGCGTTATTGCCTAACTGGCTTCACATTCCTGTAGGCTATCACGGAAGAAGTTCTACTATTGTTCCATCTGGAATTCCAGTACACCGTCCTATGGGACAAACATTACCCAACGGAGAAGATACTCCTGTATTTGGACCCTCACGTTCCATCGACTTTGAACTTGAAACAGCATTCATTACAACTGATGCTAACATTATGGGAGAAAATATTCCAATTAATGAAGCCGAAGATTATATTTTCGGAATGGTATTATTGAACGATTGGAGCGCAAGAGATATTCAAAAATGGGAATATGTGCCACTTGGACCTTTCTTAGCTAAAAACTTTGCCTCTTCTATTTCGCCGTGGATTGTTACTATGGATGCTTTAGAGCCATTCCGTTGCAAAGGCCCGAGTCAGGAACCAATGCCACTTCCCTATTTGCAACAAAAAGGAAAAAACGCTTTTGATATCAATCTAGAAGTTTACATAGAACCCGAAAACGTAGAACCTTCCCTCGTGACAAAATCGAATTTCAAATATATGTATTGGTCCATGTCCCAACAATTAGCACATCATACTTCAAATGGTTGCCGAATCAATTCAGGTGATATGATGGGCTCTGGTACCATTTCAGGACCAACACCTGATAGCTTTGGGTCTATGCTCGAATTAACTTGGGGTGGAAAAAATCCAATCAAAATGAACGATGGTTCTGAACGTAAATTCATCAACGACAACGACACCGTAATTATGAAAGGATTTTGTCAAAATAGTTCTATCCGAATTGGCTTTGGCGAAGTATCCAGCAAATTATTACCTCCTTTCGTTAGAAAATAA
- the gcvT gene encoding glycine cleavage system aminomethyltransferase GcvT codes for MKNTALTHIHESLGAKMVPFAGYNMPVQYEGVNAEHETVRNGVGVFDVSHMGEFLLTGENALALIQKVTSNDASVLEIGRAQYSCLPNNDGGIVDDLIVYRMEENQYLLVVNASNIDKDWNWISAHNDLGVDMKNISEDYSLLAIQGPKAVEAMQSLTSIDLSAIKYYHFEVGPFAGIDNVIISATGYTGSGGFEIYCKNEDAEQVWNKVFEAGKAFGIKPIGLAARDTLRLEMGFCLYGNDINDTTSPLEAGLGWITKFTKDFTNSENLKKQKEAGVSRKLVGFELTERGIPRHDYEIVDANGNNIGIVTSGTMAPSLGKGIGMGYVKTEYAAVDSEIFIQIRNNKVAAKVVKLPFYKK; via the coding sequence ATGAAGAATACTGCATTAACACACATTCACGAAAGTTTAGGTGCCAAGATGGTTCCGTTTGCTGGCTACAACATGCCCGTACAATACGAAGGCGTAAATGCCGAACACGAAACGGTACGAAATGGCGTAGGCGTTTTTGATGTGTCACACATGGGCGAATTTCTATTAACAGGAGAGAATGCATTAGCTCTAATCCAAAAAGTAACTTCCAATGATGCTTCGGTATTAGAAATTGGTCGTGCTCAATATTCCTGTTTACCCAACAATGATGGAGGAATCGTTGACGATTTAATCGTATACCGAATGGAAGAAAACCAATATTTATTAGTAGTCAATGCTTCTAATATCGATAAAGATTGGAACTGGATTTCGGCTCACAACGATTTAGGTGTGGATATGAAAAACATTTCAGAAGACTATTCTTTACTAGCCATTCAAGGACCAAAAGCGGTTGAAGCTATGCAGTCCTTAACTTCCATTGATTTGTCAGCCATAAAATACTATCACTTTGAAGTAGGTCCGTTTGCCGGAATTGACAACGTGATTATTTCAGCAACAGGATACACAGGTTCGGGTGGATTTGAAATCTACTGCAAAAACGAAGATGCTGAACAAGTTTGGAATAAAGTCTTCGAAGCCGGAAAAGCCTTTGGCATCAAACCTATCGGATTAGCAGCTCGTGATACTTTGCGTCTCGAGATGGGATTCTGTTTGTATGGTAATGACATCAATGATACTACTTCGCCATTAGAAGCTGGATTAGGTTGGATAACTAAATTCACTAAAGATTTTACCAATTCAGAAAACCTCAAGAAACAAAAAGAAGCTGGTGTTTCTCGTAAACTAGTCGGATTCGAATTAACCGAAAGAGGTATCCCACGTCACGATTATGAAATTGTAGATGCTAATGGTAATAATATAGGTATAGTAACCTCAGGAACCATGGCGCCAAGTCTAGGAAAAGGAATCGGAATGGGTTATGTAAAAACCGAATATGCAGCAGTAGATAGCGAAATCTTCATCCAAATTAGAAACAACAAAGTAGCGGCCAAAGTGGTAAAGCTACCTTTTTACAAAAAATAA
- a CDS encoding YebC/PmpR family DNA-binding transcriptional regulator: MGRAFEFRKGRKMKRWAAMAKAFTRIGKDIVMAVKEGGPNPEANSRLRAVIQNAKAANMPKDNVERAIKKATDKDTANYKEVLFEGYAPHGIAILIETATDNNNRTVANIRSYFNKCNGTMGTQGSVEFMFDHTCNFRIANKNIDIEEMELEFIDFGAEEIFADEDDILIYAPFESFGAIQKELENRGIEILSSGFERIPQITKTLTEAQVADVEKLLEKIEEDDDVMNVYHTMQE, translated from the coding sequence ATGGGAAGAGCATTTGAATTCAGAAAAGGAAGAAAAATGAAACGTTGGGCAGCCATGGCAAAAGCCTTTACTCGTATTGGTAAAGACATTGTAATGGCCGTAAAAGAAGGTGGACCTAATCCGGAAGCCAATTCTCGTTTGAGAGCCGTTATCCAAAACGCGAAGGCAGCTAACATGCCAAAAGACAACGTAGAACGTGCCATCAAAAAAGCAACGGATAAAGATACAGCCAACTATAAAGAGGTGCTATTCGAAGGTTATGCTCCACACGGAATCGCTATCTTAATCGAAACTGCTACTGATAACAACAATAGAACTGTTGCTAATATCCGAAGTTACTTCAACAAATGTAACGGTACGATGGGAACACAAGGTTCAGTGGAATTCATGTTTGACCATACTTGCAACTTCCGTATCGCCAATAAAAATATTGATATTGAAGAAATGGAGTTAGAATTCATCGACTTTGGTGCCGAAGAAATCTTTGCCGATGAAGACGATATCCTAATCTACGCTCCTTTCGAAAGCTTTGGAGCCATTCAAAAAGAATTAGAAAACCGTGGTATCGAAATCCTATCCTCAGGTTTTGAAAGAATCCCACAAATCACTAAAACACTAACAGAAGCTCAAGTAGCCGATGTTGAAAAGCTTTTAGAAAAAATTGAAGAAGACGATGACGTGATGAACGTGTATCATACGATGCAGGAATAA
- a CDS encoding ice-binding family protein, with amino-acid sequence MKNFYWLFCKSNCTLLFLSFGCISFAQCIPDFGAASHYALFTINGAIGNTGISSINDDIGTNVGAITGFEMPTVVMGSVHLPDANTDQASTDLLSAYTKLFNTIATNISHAPAFGSGETIHPGIYAIGGAGSVAGNLILDGDGNPNAIFIFKIGGAFTTAAATSISLVNGVKPSNVFWIANGAIAMAAGTTMKGTLIANNGAVSMGDQGYLNGRLYSTTGAIAVYGTTVDVEGIQLGIANGGSLSSNQAICSETSPVDLVLSGYSGTITKWEKSNASNFAAPIVINNTLDILLGSTIGHLNSTTYFRAVIQKNGCETTTSNSPSVVIIIDSTTWDGSSWSNGLPSSSKSVVLSGNFTSTADFSTCTLTIDNDANVTVISGKTVTINGSLVINNGSTFTLNNDANMLQLEGFDTVGKVTVKRDTSLLKRLDYVLWSSPVQNQLMQLFSPFTVSNRFYYYNTELNLFEQVPSLSTATFNIGLPNLIRMPNNHPSAGTVWNGSFYGQPNNGNVDLEVVDNTYNAVGNPYPSGINANAFILANNLTEPLYYWRKTNNADNSSYAVYTTAGGTANNDGDLQHLTPGVIIPIGEGFIVKSTSQNIRFDNSMRASAVNVAFLRTVDEKSSLWLDMTSVSGFFGELLIAYMPNATLGIDNAIDGRFFNDSQTALTSMIAGEEFSIQGRPLPFTSNDIVPLGFKTGTANTYTISLHHFDGLFALGQAIFLRDNTTGVISNLKTDSYTFSTTAGVFNNRFELIYQNTLSIVPSTLTSDDVLIYGKDSQLVVSTGKILMSNIKVFDLLGKLLLEKRDINDTVTMIDSNFSNQVILVKITSESNETVTKKYSK; translated from the coding sequence ATGAAAAATTTTTACTGGCTGTTTTGCAAATCAAATTGTACTCTATTATTCCTTTCTTTTGGATGCATTTCTTTTGCGCAATGTATACCTGATTTTGGTGCTGCTTCTCACTATGCTTTATTCACAATTAATGGAGCTATTGGGAATACAGGGATATCATCTATTAACGATGATATAGGAACTAATGTAGGTGCGATTACTGGTTTTGAAATGCCAACTGTTGTTATGGGGAGTGTCCATCTTCCTGATGCCAATACTGACCAAGCATCAACAGATTTGCTATCGGCTTATACCAAGTTATTTAATACCATTGCAACTAATATATCACATGCACCAGCCTTTGGTAGTGGTGAAACTATTCACCCGGGCATTTATGCCATCGGAGGTGCTGGATCGGTGGCAGGCAATCTTATTTTGGATGGTGATGGAAATCCTAATGCAATTTTTATTTTTAAGATTGGAGGTGCTTTTACAACTGCAGCGGCAACTTCTATAAGTTTGGTGAACGGCGTTAAACCTTCTAATGTTTTTTGGATAGCCAATGGAGCTATAGCTATGGCTGCTGGCACTACAATGAAAGGTACATTGATTGCGAATAATGGTGCGGTTTCTATGGGAGACCAAGGTTACCTTAATGGAAGATTGTACTCTACAACAGGAGCCATTGCAGTATATGGAACCACGGTTGATGTAGAGGGGATACAATTAGGAATTGCAAATGGAGGGTCGCTTTCTTCTAATCAAGCCATCTGCTCAGAAACTTCTCCAGTAGATTTAGTGTTGTCTGGTTATTCAGGGACAATTACTAAATGGGAAAAATCCAATGCATCAAATTTTGCAGCACCTATAGTTATTAATAATACACTTGATATCTTATTGGGTAGCACAATTGGACATTTGAATAGTACAACTTATTTTAGAGCAGTTATTCAAAAAAATGGATGTGAGACAACAACGTCCAATTCCCCCTCTGTTGTAATTATAATAGATTCAACCACTTGGGATGGTAGTAGTTGGAGTAATGGATTACCTTCTTCTTCAAAATCAGTTGTTCTATCAGGAAATTTTACTTCTACAGCAGATTTTTCAACTTGTACTTTGACAATTGACAACGATGCTAATGTTACAGTAATTTCGGGAAAAACAGTTACTATTAATGGATCTTTGGTTATCAATAATGGTAGTACTTTCACTCTCAATAATGATGCTAATATGTTACAATTAGAAGGTTTTGATACTGTGGGAAAAGTTACCGTTAAAAGAGACACTTCTTTATTAAAACGTTTGGACTATGTTTTATGGTCATCTCCAGTACAGAATCAGTTAATGCAGTTATTTTCACCATTTACCGTAAGCAATCGGTTTTATTATTATAATACCGAATTAAATCTTTTTGAACAGGTACCTTCTTTGTCAACAGCAACTTTCAATATAGGTTTACCTAATTTAATTCGAATGCCCAATAATCATCCTTCTGCAGGTACTGTTTGGAACGGATCTTTTTATGGACAACCTAACAATGGCAATGTGGATCTTGAAGTAGTTGATAATACCTATAATGCGGTTGGAAATCCCTATCCATCTGGTATTAATGCCAATGCCTTTATTTTGGCTAACAATCTTACCGAACCTTTATATTATTGGAGAAAAACCAATAACGCCGATAACAGTTCTTATGCTGTATATACTACAGCTGGAGGAACGGCAAATAATGATGGTGATTTACAACATTTAACACCAGGAGTTATCATCCCAATAGGTGAGGGTTTTATAGTTAAAAGTACCTCTCAAAATATTAGATTCGATAATTCGATGAGAGCGTCAGCAGTCAATGTTGCTTTTTTAAGAACTGTTGATGAGAAAAGTAGTTTATGGTTGGATATGACATCTGTTAGTGGTTTTTTTGGGGAGCTATTGATTGCTTATATGCCTAATGCTACCCTTGGTATTGACAATGCTATTGATGGAAGATTTTTTAACGATAGTCAAACAGCATTAACCTCAATGATTGCTGGTGAAGAATTTTCTATTCAAGGGAGACCCTTACCATTTACTTCTAATGACATAGTGCCATTAGGATTTAAAACAGGAACTGCTAATACCTATACAATTTCATTACATCATTTTGATGGGCTTTTTGCTTTGGGTCAAGCTATTTTCTTACGAGATAATACTACAGGCGTTATTTCTAATCTTAAAACTGATTCGTATACTTTTTCAACAACAGCAGGTGTATTTAATAATCGCTTTGAATTGATCTATCAAAATACTTTATCAATTGTTCCTTCTACACTTACTTCCGATGATGTATTAATTTATGGAAAAGATTCTCAACTTGTTGTGAGTACAGGTAAAATCCTAATGTCAAATATAAAAGTATTTGATTTACTTGGCAAATTACTTTTGGAAAAAAGAGATATAAATGATACAGTAACTATGATAGATAGTAATTTTTCCAATCAAGTGATATTGGTTAAAATAACTTCTGAATCTAATGAAACGGTGACTAAAAAATATAGTAAATAA